From the Sphingobium yanoikuyae genome, the window CAGCGGTCCGGTCTTGGTGAAGGCGCTGGCCGGCGGACCGGCGGGCGGCGGAGTGTAACTGGTGGCGGGCGGGACGACGCCGCCACAGGCCGCAAGCGGCAGCGACAGGAGCGCGGCGAGCGCGAAACGGGGCGACATCAGACCGGCTTCCTCCTGGACCCTAGCAACATGTGGACCGCCATAGCCGCGCTCCAGATCGGCGCAAGCAGGTTGACCAGGGGAATGAGGAAGAGAAGCGCCGAAACGAGGCCCATGAGCCACCGGTTGCCACGGCTGATCGGCGGCAGGCCGGGGTGGCGCGGCTCGACCATGTCGGCAAGGTCACGGCCGAGCAGATAGGCGTTCACCGCCAGGAACAGCCCGATCGTGCCGATCCCCGTGACCAGCAGCAGCACATAGCCGGGCAGCGCCAGCAGGTTCCAGCCGAGCGTACGGCCGACCGATCGCAGCGCATAATGGAGGCTGCGCGCATAGCCGACCGGCCGGCCCACAGCCTGTGGATAAGTATCGCGCTCCACCGCTTCGATCACATCATCGGCGAACAGGCCCATGACCAGCATGGCGATGGTGCGGAACAGCAGCCAACTGGCCGCGATCATGGCAAGGCCGGTGGCAGCCGCCTCCGCCATGCCGCCCCAGCCATCCCCCTCGCCCCAGCCGAAATGCAGGCGCGTGGCGTGAAAGGCCGCCCATAGGCCGACGCCCAACAAAGCGAAGAGCAGCAGCGTCAGCGCCAGCGTCTTGACCAGCAGCCGGCGGGCGGCGGCGTGG encodes:
- a CDS encoding EI24 domain-containing protein; the protein is MIITAALRAFPLIFHAAARRLLVKTLALTLLLFALLGVGLWAAFHATRLHFGWGEGDGWGGMAEAAATGLAMIAASWLLFRTIAMLVMGLFADDVIEAVERDTYPQAVGRPVGYARSLHYALRSVGRTLGWNLLALPGYVLLLVTGIGTIGLFLAVNAYLLGRDLADMVEPRHPGLPPISRGNRWLMGLVSALLFLIPLVNLLAPIWSAAMAVHMLLGSRRKPV